GACTTCTGACCGGCCCTACCGCCGGGCGAAGTCCTCCCCGGAGGCGCTGGCCGAGATCGAGAGAGAAGCCGGGTACCAGTTCGACCCGCGCCTCGCCGGGGTCTTCGTGCGCCTGTTTCGCAGTGTTTGACCTGACCGGCCGCGATTTTGTCCTGCCTCAACCACGAAAAGCTGCTGGCTATCGAAAGAGCCGAGAGATACCACTCGGAAATGAGATACCAAACCCTTTAACATTCTTTCCAGAAGAGGCATATTTTGTTAAGGGATATTAGTTGCAAATCAGGTATTACCCCAGGGAGTCGAAGTGAAAGGGTTGCCGGGGGTTTTCGCATAATGTTGGGAGGTGAAGGTTGATGCTGATCGTTATTGATCCCGGGCACGGGGGGAAAGACCCGGGCTCTGTTTCCCTGAAAGGAGATTTAGAGAAGGATCAGGTTTTGCGAATTGCTACCCTTCTTAAGGGCTTGGAACCTGGTTTTAAGGATATGATCAAGTTTTATTTGACCCGAACCGGGGACTGGGAATTGAGTCTGGAGGCAAGGGCAAGCCTGGCGAACCGTCTACAGGCTGATTATTTTATTTCCCTGCATCAAAATTCGGATCCTTCACAAAAAGGAAGGGGAATCGAAGTATATGCTCTGGCACCAGGTGGTGAAGGGGAGCAATTGGGCAGAGCAATTCTCAATAAGATGATCAGCCGGACCGGTCTTGTAAACAGGGGGTTAAAGTTTGCGGGGTTCGCCGTTTTGCGCTTGACCGCGATGCCGGCGGTTTTGTGCGAATGTGGTTTCTTGGGAACCCCGGAAGAAGCCCCCGTAGTGACCAGTTATCATTTCCAACAGGAGGTAGCAATGGCAATTTGTGAGGGTATAGCCGAATACCTGCGGCTTCCGTTTCATCCCCCACCTATAGCGAGCTGGAACCCCGAGGCCGAAATTGAAAAGCTGCGCCAGGCAGGGCTAATTTTCTCTCCTCGTAAACCCGATGAGCCTCTCAATTGGGGAGAGTTCGCAACGGTGATTAACCGTCTGCTTGAACGCGGGACGTAGGGACGGGGTAATTTTTTTCGATCCGGGGAGGATATGAAGGAGCAGGAAATTTACTCAGAGAGGCCAAATTAGAAAAGTACAGGAGGGCTCTCTTTTTATGAAACAAAGGATTTGCGTCATCGGAGGCGGTCCCGCAGGTTTGGCGGCGGCTTTAGAAGGAGCAAGACTTGGGCTGAAGGTTGACCTTTACGAACGAAACCGGATTGGAGAGCATATCCGGTGTGCGGAGGGATTTATTGATACCTTGCGTTTGTTGGGTCAACCTGAGGC
The nucleotide sequence above comes from Bacillota bacterium. Encoded proteins:
- a CDS encoding N-acetylmuramoyl-L-alanine amidase, with product MLIVIDPGHGGKDPGSVSLKGDLEKDQVLRIATLLKGLEPGFKDMIKFYLTRTGDWELSLEARASLANRLQADYFISLHQNSDPSQKGRGIEVYALAPGGEGEQLGRAILNKMISRTGLVNRGLKFAGFAVLRLTAMPAVLCECGFLGTPEEAPVVTSYHFQQEVAMAICEGIAEYLRLPFHPPPIASWNPEAEIEKLRQAGLIFSPRKPDEPLNWGEFATVINRLLERGT